In the Hordeum vulgare subsp. vulgare chromosome 7H, MorexV3_pseudomolecules_assembly, whole genome shotgun sequence genome, one interval contains:
- the LOC123412716 gene encoding putative protein ABIL2 isoform X1 produces the protein MVEAVRPYRRRGAANDTGMRGAPEEVQMGETFIFSETIKDLKTLRSQLYSAAEYFELAYMQEDGKQAVVSNLKEYAVKALVNTVDHLGSISFKVSSLVGQRFDEVTEANLRVSSIQQRTQTSQASMNREGLTQQSLVITAPKYHKRYILPAGNNSIPNAVPNFSEMNKVKNRTAQMHPAFSATSAAQTKSKDKQASFSKLRSIARAPSQRARSSSPAQHTRFVPPSDTAIPTKRDKRSDSPIFSTTPLTRSGSLSKKPSLLKTSSVRVQMQTTSDPKRLAPLRSYADRYSDDPKESDQTPKKSKKFLKSLLSRRKSKKEEPLPCYFDDY, from the exons ATGGTGGAAGCGGTGAGGCCTTACCGGAGGAGAGGCGCCGCCAACGACACGGGGATGCGCGGCGCTCCGGAGGAGGTGCAGATGGGGGAGACATTCATCTTCTCTGAAACCATCAAG GATCTCAAGACGCTGCGGTCGCAGCTGTATTCTGCAGCCGAGTATTTCGAACTAGCCTACATGCAGGAAGACGGAAAGCAGGC GGTAGTGAGTAACCTTAAGGAGTACGCTGTGAAGGCCCTCGTCAACACGGTAGATCACCTAGGATCCATATCCTTCAAAGTCTCCAGCCTTGTCGGTCAAAGGTTCGATGAGGTGACCGAAGCCAATCTTCGGGTCTCCTCCATCCAGCAG AGAACTCAAACGAGCCAAGCAAGCATGAACAGAGAAGGCCTGACGCAGCAATCTTTGGTAATCACCGCCCCAAAGTACCACAAGAGGTACATCTTACCAG CAGGAAACAATTCAATTCCCAATGCTGTGCCCAACTTCAGCGAGATGAATAAGGTCAAGAACAGGACTGCACAGATGCATCCGGCCTTCAGTG CCACATCCGCAGCTCAAACAAAAAGTAAAGACAAGCAAGCTTCATTCAG CAAGCTCCGGTCGATTGCCCGTGCACCGTCCCAGCGTGCACGTTCATCCTCTCCAGCACAGCATACACGCTTCGTGCCACCTTCTGATACTGCAATACCCACAAAAAGAG ATAAAAGATCAGATTCACCAATTTTCTCGACAACTCCACTCACAAGGTCCGGGTCACTCTCAAAGAAGCCATCCTTGCTCAAGACATCAAGTGTCAGGGTCCAG ATGCAGACAACTTCAGATCCCAAGAGACTGGCACCGCTGCGGTCATATGCTGACAGATACAGCGATGATCCCAAGGAAAGCGACCAGACCCCAAAGAAGAGCAAGAAGTTCCTCAAGTCGCTGCTCAGTAGGCGCAAGTCAAAGAAAGAAGAACCACTGCCCTGCTACTTCGATGACTACTGA
- the LOC123412716 gene encoding putative protein ABIL2 isoform X3 has product MVEAVRPYRRRGAANDTGMRGAPEEVQMGETFIFSETIKDLKTLRSQLYSAAEYFELAYMQEDGKQAVVSNLKEYAVKALVNTVDHLGSISFKVSSLVGQRFDEVTEANLRVSSIQQRTQTSQASMNREGLTQQSLVITAPKYHKRYILPAGNNSIPNAVPNFSEMNKVKNRTAQMHPAFSATSAAQTKSKDKQASFSKLRSIARAPSQRARSSSPAQHTRFVPPSDTAIPTKRDKRSDSPIFSTTPLTRSGSLSKKPSLLKTSSVRVQTTSDPKRLAPLRSYADRYSDDPKESDQTPKKSKKFLKSLLSRRKSKKEEPLPCYFDDY; this is encoded by the exons ATGGTGGAAGCGGTGAGGCCTTACCGGAGGAGAGGCGCCGCCAACGACACGGGGATGCGCGGCGCTCCGGAGGAGGTGCAGATGGGGGAGACATTCATCTTCTCTGAAACCATCAAG GATCTCAAGACGCTGCGGTCGCAGCTGTATTCTGCAGCCGAGTATTTCGAACTAGCCTACATGCAGGAAGACGGAAAGCAGGC GGTAGTGAGTAACCTTAAGGAGTACGCTGTGAAGGCCCTCGTCAACACGGTAGATCACCTAGGATCCATATCCTTCAAAGTCTCCAGCCTTGTCGGTCAAAGGTTCGATGAGGTGACCGAAGCCAATCTTCGGGTCTCCTCCATCCAGCAG AGAACTCAAACGAGCCAAGCAAGCATGAACAGAGAAGGCCTGACGCAGCAATCTTTGGTAATCACCGCCCCAAAGTACCACAAGAGGTACATCTTACCAG CAGGAAACAATTCAATTCCCAATGCTGTGCCCAACTTCAGCGAGATGAATAAGGTCAAGAACAGGACTGCACAGATGCATCCGGCCTTCAGTG CCACATCCGCAGCTCAAACAAAAAGTAAAGACAAGCAAGCTTCATTCAG CAAGCTCCGGTCGATTGCCCGTGCACCGTCCCAGCGTGCACGTTCATCCTCTCCAGCACAGCATACACGCTTCGTGCCACCTTCTGATACTGCAATACCCACAAAAAGAG ATAAAAGATCAGATTCACCAATTTTCTCGACAACTCCACTCACAAGGTCCGGGTCACTCTCAAAGAAGCCATCCTTGCTCAAGACATCAAGTGTCAGGGTCCAG ACAACTTCAGATCCCAAGAGACTGGCACCGCTGCGGTCATATGCTGACAGATACAGCGATGATCCCAAGGAAAGCGACCAGACCCCAAAGAAGAGCAAGAAGTTCCTCAAGTCGCTGCTCAGTAGGCGCAAGTCAAAGAAAGAAGAACCACTGCCCTGCTACTTCGATGACTACTGA
- the LOC123412716 gene encoding putative protein ABIL2 isoform X2, producing MVEAVRPYRRRGAANDTGMRGAPEEVQMGETFIFSETIKDLKTLRSQLYSAAEYFELAYMQEDGKQAVVSNLKEYAVKALVNTVDHLGSISFKVSSLVGQRFDEVTEANLRVSSIQQRTQTSQASMNREGLTQQSLVITAPKYHKRYILPGNNSIPNAVPNFSEMNKVKNRTAQMHPAFSATSAAQTKSKDKQASFSKLRSIARAPSQRARSSSPAQHTRFVPPSDTAIPTKRDKRSDSPIFSTTPLTRSGSLSKKPSLLKTSSVRVQMQTTSDPKRLAPLRSYADRYSDDPKESDQTPKKSKKFLKSLLSRRKSKKEEPLPCYFDDY from the exons ATGGTGGAAGCGGTGAGGCCTTACCGGAGGAGAGGCGCCGCCAACGACACGGGGATGCGCGGCGCTCCGGAGGAGGTGCAGATGGGGGAGACATTCATCTTCTCTGAAACCATCAAG GATCTCAAGACGCTGCGGTCGCAGCTGTATTCTGCAGCCGAGTATTTCGAACTAGCCTACATGCAGGAAGACGGAAAGCAGGC GGTAGTGAGTAACCTTAAGGAGTACGCTGTGAAGGCCCTCGTCAACACGGTAGATCACCTAGGATCCATATCCTTCAAAGTCTCCAGCCTTGTCGGTCAAAGGTTCGATGAGGTGACCGAAGCCAATCTTCGGGTCTCCTCCATCCAGCAG AGAACTCAAACGAGCCAAGCAAGCATGAACAGAGAAGGCCTGACGCAGCAATCTTTGGTAATCACCGCCCCAAAGTACCACAAGAGGTACATCTTACCAG GAAACAATTCAATTCCCAATGCTGTGCCCAACTTCAGCGAGATGAATAAGGTCAAGAACAGGACTGCACAGATGCATCCGGCCTTCAGTG CCACATCCGCAGCTCAAACAAAAAGTAAAGACAAGCAAGCTTCATTCAG CAAGCTCCGGTCGATTGCCCGTGCACCGTCCCAGCGTGCACGTTCATCCTCTCCAGCACAGCATACACGCTTCGTGCCACCTTCTGATACTGCAATACCCACAAAAAGAG ATAAAAGATCAGATTCACCAATTTTCTCGACAACTCCACTCACAAGGTCCGGGTCACTCTCAAAGAAGCCATCCTTGCTCAAGACATCAAGTGTCAGGGTCCAG ATGCAGACAACTTCAGATCCCAAGAGACTGGCACCGCTGCGGTCATATGCTGACAGATACAGCGATGATCCCAAGGAAAGCGACCAGACCCCAAAGAAGAGCAAGAAGTTCCTCAAGTCGCTGCTCAGTAGGCGCAAGTCAAAGAAAGAAGAACCACTGCCCTGCTACTTCGATGACTACTGA
- the LOC123412714 gene encoding probable pre-mRNA-splicing factor ATP-dependent RNA helicase DEAH5, which produces MTKATPAGAASEGIRRLTYLSLVSKVCSELEAHLGDVQRKVAEFVVHLGRASPSVAEFDAKLKDHDFEVPDYLARTLHTVIRAIPDAAPAPAPGNPTADGASTGTRSSDGKEEEEEGTEGPELHQVCHGTVIRVVGAGCFVRLDGARGREGLVHTSRMPAAVKRGQEVFVKVVSVQWGNLELSMVDIDQETGRALPPPRRDVQDAVRRANRSAGPARTSGKRIGLSGIVIEEDGARPAPGRPVRRMSSPERWELKQLIASGALNARDCPVFDDYDGGIHYQEEEEVEEELEIELNDDEPPFLCGQGRSSIDLSPVRISKNPEGSLSRAAALQTALVKERRDIRSQEQRALLDSIPKDLNRPWEDPLPGAGGRYLAQELRGAGLSAQSMPEWKKQAYGKTGTFGKRSSLSIQEQRQRLPIYWLKNELIKAVHQNQVLVVIGETGSGKSTQVTQYLAEAGYTEGGKIACTQPRRVAAQSVAKRVAEEFGCPLGEEVGYSIRFDDHTGPETVIKYMTDGMLLREIMVDKNLSCYSVVMLDEAHERTIYTDILFGLLKQLIRRRTDLKLIVTSATLDAEKFSRYFFDCNIFTIPGRTFPVEILYAKEPQSDYMDAALITVLQIHLSQPEGDILLFLTGQEEIDQACNSLHERMKLLGNDVPELLVNPVYSALPTEMQSKIFEPAPTGKRKVVVATNIAEASITIDGIYYVVDPGFAKLNVYNPKRGLDSLVITPISQASAKQRAGRAGRTGPGKCYRLYTESAYRNEMPATTVPEIQRINLGWTVLNMKAMGINELVSFDFMDPPAPQALTSAMEQLYSLGALDEEGLLTKLGRKMAEFPQEPPLSKMLLASVDLGCSDEIVTIIAMIQTGNIFYRPREKQDQADRKRGNFFQPEGDHITLLTVYQAWKAKQFSGPWCFENFLQVTSLRRAQDVRKQLLEIMDRYRLDVVSAGNDLTKVRRAIAAGFFFNSAKKDPQGGYRTLADHQQVYIHPSSALFHQQPEWVIYNDIVMTTKEYMREVTAINPVWLVELAPRFYRSVDSTKMSKRKRQERIEPLYDRYNEPNSWRLSKRRG; this is translated from the coding sequence ATGACGAAGGCGACCCCGGCCGGCGCGGCGAGCGAAGGGATCCGGAGGCTCACCTATCTATCCCTCGTCTCCAAGGTCTGCTCGGAGCTGGAGGCCCACCTCGGCGACGTCCAACGCAAAGTCGCCGAGTTCGTCGTCCACCTCGGCCGCGCCTCCCCCTCCGTCGCCGAGTTCGACGCCAAGCTCAAGGACCACGACTTCGAGGTGCCGGACTACCTCGCCCGCACCCTCCACACCGTCATCCGCGCCATCCCCGACGCCGCTCCCGCTCCTGCCCCCGGAAACCCCACCGCCGATGGCGCCAGTACGGGCACAAGGAGCAGTGatggcaaggaggaggaggaggaggggactgaGGGTCCGGAGCTTCACCAGGTGTGCCACGGGACGGTCATCAGGGTGGTGGGCGCCGGGTGCTTCGTCCGCCTCGACGGGGCGCGCGGTCGCGAGGGGCTTGTCCACACCTCCCGGATGCCCGCCGCCGTGAAGCGCGGCCAGGAGGTGTTTGTCAAGGTCGTATCCGTGCAGTGGGGCAATCTGGAATTGTCGATGGTGGACATCGATCAGGAAACTGGAAGGGCGCTCCCGCCACCACGGCGTGATGTTCAGGACGCTGTTCGGAGGGCGAATCGATCGGCTGGTCCTGCCAGAACCTCTGGGAAGAGGATTGGGCTGTCTGGAATTGTGATTGAGGAGGACGGTGCTCGGCCTGCACCAGGAAGGCCGGTCAGGCGAATGAGCTCCCCGGAGAGATGGGAGCTGAAACAGTTGATTGCTTCGGGGGCACTGAATGCGAGAGACTGCCCTGTGTTCGATGATTATGATGGGGGGATACATtatcaggaagaagaagaagtggaggagGAGCTTGAGATTGAGCTTAACGATGATGAACCACCGTTCTTATGTGGACAGGGCCGGTCCTCGATTGACCTGTCCCCAGTGAGGATTTCCAAGAACCCTGAGGGGTCACTGAGCCGAGCGGCGGCATTGCAGACTGCGCTTGTCAAGGAACGGCGTGATATTCGTAGCCAGGAGCAGAGAGCATTGCTTGAttccattcccaaggatctgaatcGGCCGTGGGAGGATCCTTTACCTGGTGCAGGTGGACGGTACCTTGCACAGGAACTGAGGGGTGCCGGCTTATCAGCACAGAGCATGCCGGAGTGGAAGAAACAGGCTTATGGGAAGACTGGAACATTTGGGAAGAGGTCGAGCCTTTCGATACAGGAGCAGAGGCAGAGGCTTCCCATTTACTGGCTGAAGAATGAGCTTATCAAAGCTGTACATCAGAATCAAGTTTTGGTTGTTATCGGGGAGACAGGGTCAGGGAAATCTACGCAGGTTACTCAGTACCTTGCTGAGGCAGGCTATACTGAAGGTGGGAAAATTGCGTGTACGCAGCCTCGCAGGGTTGCTGCGCAGTCTGTTGCAAAGCGGGTAGCAGAGGAGTTCGGTTGTCCATTGGGAGAGGAAGTTGGTTATTCTATACGCTTTGACGATCACACTGGACCTGAGACAGTCATTAAGTACATGACAGACGGCATGCTCCTACGGGAGATTATGGTAGACAAGAACCTCTCTTGTTATTCTGTGGTCATGCTTGACGAGGCACATGAGAGGACCATCTATACAGACATTCTCTTTGGCTTGCTGAAGCAGCTCATTAGGCGGAGAACTGATCTCAAGTTAATTGTCACTTCCGCCACTCTTGATGCAGAGAAATTCTCTAGATACTTTTTTGATTGCAATATTTTCACGATTCCAGGGAGAACGTTTCCCGTGGAGATACTATATGCAaaggagccacagagcgattacaTGGATGCTGCATTGATCACAGTATTGCAGATCCATCTGAGTCAACCCGAAGGTGATATCCTCTTGTTCTTGACTGGCCAGGAAGAGATTGATCAGGCCTGTAACTCTCTTCATGAGAGGATGAAGTTGCTGGGTAACGATGTACCAGAGTTGCTAGTAAATCCAGTTTATAGTGCTCTTCCAACTGAAATGCAGTCAAAGATCTTTGAACCTGCTCCTACTGGGAAGAGGAAGGTGGTTGTGGCCACCAACATAGCAGAAGCATCTATTACAATAGATGGGATATACTATGTTGTTGATCCAGGTTTCGCAAAACTCAACGTTTATAACCCGAAACGAGGACTGGATTCACTGGTTATCACTCCGATCTCACAGGCATCAGCTAAGCAAAGAGCAGGACGTGCTGGGCGTACGGGCCCAGGCAAGTGTTACCGTCTGTACACTGAGAGCGCCTATCGTAATGAAATGCCCGCCACGACAGTTCCAGAAATTCAGAGGATTAACCTGGGGTGGACAGTTCTTAATATGAAGGCAATGGGGATAAATGAACTAGTGTCATTCGACTTCATGGACCCTCCAGCACCTCAAGCACTTACCTCTGCTATGGAACAGCTGTACAGTCTTGGTGCCTTGGATGAAGAAGGCCTGCTTACCAAGCTGGGGAGAAAGATGGCTGAGTTTCCACAAGAACCACCACTTTCAAAAATGCTCCTTGCCAGTGTGGACCTCGGATGCAGTGATGAAATAGTGACTATCATTGCAATGATCCAAACTGGCAATATATTCTACAGGCCAAGGGAAAAACAAGATCAGGCGGATCGGAAGAGGGGCAACTTTTTCCAGCCAGAAGGGGATCACATCACGTTACTCACTGTGTATCAGGCATGGAAGGCAAAGCAGTTTTCAGGGCCATGGTGCTTCGAGAATTTTCTCCAGGTAACATCACTAAGGAGGGCACAGGATGTGAGGAAGCAGCTCCTGGAGATCATGGACAGGTATCGGCTTGATGTTGTCTCTGCTGGCAATGATCTCACCAAGGTAAGGAGAGCCATCGCCGCAGgcttcttcttcaactctgccaaGAAGGATCCCCAGGGAGGATACAGGACCCTTGCCGATCATCAGCAGGTGTATATCCACCCAAGCAGTGCCCTCTTTCATCAGCAACCAGAGTGGGTGATTTACAATGACATTGTCATGACCACAAAAGAGTACATGAGGGAGGTGACAGCCATCAATCCAGTGTGGCTCGTCGAGCTGGCGCCGAGGTTCTACAGATCCGTGGACTCGACAAAGATGAGCAAGCGGAAGCGCCAGGAGAGGATTGAGCCTCTATACGACAGATACAACGAGCCCAACTCGTGGCGCCTCAGCAAGCGCCGTGGGTGA